The Oceaniferula flava genome has a window encoding:
- the rpsL gene encoding 30S ribosomal protein S12: protein MPTINQLVRKGRKTPVTKSKSRALNNCPQRRGVCLQVMTRTPKKPNSALRKVAKVRLTNGQEVIAYIGGEGHNLQEHSIVLVRGGRVKDLPGVRYHIVRGALDTLGVDKRGQSRSKYGTKRPKK from the coding sequence ATGCCTACCATCAACCAGCTCGTCCGCAAGGGACGCAAAACACCGGTGACCAAATCAAAGTCACGCGCACTGAACAACTGCCCGCAACGTCGTGGCGTTTGTCTTCAGGTTATGACCCGCACACCTAAGAAGCCTAACTCCGCTCTTCGTAAAGTGGCCAAGGTTCGCCTGACCAACGGCCAGGAAGTGATCGCCTACATCGGTGGTGAAGGTCACAACCTCCAGGAGCACTCCATCGTTCTGGTCCGTGGTGGCCGAGTGAAGGATTTGCCAGGTGTTCGTTACCACATCGTTCGTGGTGCCCTTGATACCCTGGGTGTCGATAAGCGTGGTCAGTCCCGCTCCAAATACGGAACTAAGCGTCCGAAGAAGTAA
- the rpsG gene encoding 30S ribosomal protein S7, with protein sequence MARRKRVYNRPETRDPRYDSPVVGKLISKVMRDGKRSVSERIVYSAIDKANEGTDTIDPLEVVTRALENAKPRVEVKSRRVGGATYQVPLEVDAGRSESLAMRWLVTFARNKKGTPMHVALANEIKDAANNQGNAVRKRDDMHKMAQANRAFAHFRW encoded by the coding sequence ATGGCTCGCCGCAAAAGAGTTTACAATCGCCCTGAAACACGGGATCCCCGCTACGATAGTCCCGTAGTCGGAAAGCTGATCAGCAAGGTAATGCGTGACGGAAAGCGTTCTGTTTCCGAGCGTATCGTCTATTCTGCTATCGATAAGGCTAACGAAGGAACTGACACCATCGATCCGCTCGAGGTGGTCACCCGTGCCCTTGAAAATGCCAAGCCACGCGTAGAGGTGAAAAGCCGTCGTGTGGGTGGCGCTACTTACCAGGTGCCTCTGGAAGTGGACGCAGGTCGTTCCGAGTCCCTCGCAATGCGTTGGCTCGTGACCTTCGCTCGAAATAAGAAGGGCACACCAATGCACGTCGCTCTCGCTAACGAGATCAAAGACGCTGCCAACAACCAGGGCAATGCCGTTCGCAAACGCGACGACATGCACAAAATGGCCCAGGCAAACCGCGCATTCGCTCACTTCCGCTGGTAA
- the fusA gene encoding elongation factor G, with translation MSENPNHPKRPYPLERTRNIGIAAHIDAGKTTLTERILFYTGMIHRIGEVHDGATVTDHMEQERERGITITSAAVTCEWIQKKNDGVFKLFENQKERINIIDTPGHVDFTAEVERSLRVLDGAIVVFCGVAGVQPQTETVWRQADKYQVPRIVFVNKMDRTGADFESVFADVKAKFGVNAVRILIPIGSEENLQGQIDVVNMKAVIYKDDDTMGSTFDINDLEGDLLAEAESAREELVSILCDCDEQLGEKFLMEEEITSADIKAALRRATIANAVVPVAGGSAFKNKGVQFLVDAVVDYLPSPLDIPAAVGHEPGDEEVEVLAKTDDNEPFCSLAFKLWADKYVGKLVFFRVYSGTVSKGDMAYNPRTRKKERIGRLIKMHADKHEDIETCYAGDIAAIVGLKSVQTGDTICEQKFDIMLEPPLFPEPVISMAVEPKTVVDQEKMSIALARLSEEDPTFLVKTDEETGQTIISGMGELHLEVIVDRMMREFKVACGVGKPQIAYRETITQPHGGEGKLVKQSGGKGQYGHVVLDVAPGEKGKGLTIDNQVVGGAIPKEFMNAVFSGVREAMTNGVIAGYPVVDVHVNVTDGSYHDVDSNENAFKMAAIFAMKDAFRQAGPILLEPVMDVEVVTPEEYQGDIMGDLNRRRGQIQEIENKPLHAVLKCNVPLAEMFGYSTAVRTLSSGRADYTMKPASFEQVPQNVVDELTNDYAYAS, from the coding sequence ATGTCTGAGAATCCCAATCATCCCAAGCGCCCATATCCTCTGGAGCGTACGCGGAATATTGGGATTGCTGCGCACATTGACGCCGGTAAGACCACGCTCACCGAGCGTATTCTGTTCTACACCGGAATGATCCACCGGATCGGTGAGGTGCACGATGGTGCTACCGTGACGGACCACATGGAGCAGGAGCGCGAGCGGGGGATTACCATTACCTCCGCCGCTGTCACCTGTGAGTGGATCCAGAAGAAGAACGACGGTGTCTTTAAGCTCTTTGAAAACCAGAAAGAGCGCATTAACATCATCGATACTCCCGGTCACGTTGATTTCACCGCCGAGGTCGAGCGTTCGCTCCGTGTCCTCGATGGTGCGATTGTGGTCTTCTGCGGTGTGGCTGGAGTTCAGCCGCAGACAGAGACCGTTTGGCGCCAGGCCGACAAGTATCAGGTGCCTCGCATCGTCTTTGTCAATAAGATGGACCGCACCGGGGCCGACTTCGAAAGCGTCTTTGCCGACGTGAAGGCGAAGTTCGGTGTCAATGCTGTCCGTATCCTCATTCCGATCGGCTCCGAAGAAAATCTTCAGGGCCAGATCGATGTCGTCAACATGAAGGCCGTCATCTACAAGGATGACGACACCATGGGCTCCACCTTCGATATCAACGATCTCGAAGGTGATCTCCTCGCTGAAGCCGAATCGGCTCGTGAGGAACTCGTTTCCATCCTCTGCGACTGTGACGAGCAGCTCGGTGAGAAATTCCTCATGGAGGAAGAGATCACCTCAGCCGACATCAAAGCCGCCCTTCGCCGCGCTACCATCGCCAATGCGGTGGTTCCGGTTGCTGGCGGTTCCGCTTTTAAAAACAAGGGGGTTCAGTTCTTGGTCGACGCTGTTGTCGACTACCTGCCAAGCCCGCTCGACATTCCTGCTGCCGTTGGTCACGAACCTGGTGACGAAGAGGTGGAGGTGCTCGCCAAGACCGACGATAACGAACCGTTCTGTTCCCTCGCATTCAAGCTATGGGCAGACAAATATGTCGGTAAGCTCGTTTTCTTCCGCGTTTATTCTGGCACCGTCTCCAAAGGGGACATGGCCTACAATCCACGCACCCGCAAGAAGGAGCGCATCGGTCGTCTGATCAAAATGCACGCCGACAAGCACGAGGACATCGAGACCTGTTATGCGGGTGATATCGCCGCCATCGTCGGACTGAAAAGTGTCCAGACCGGCGACACCATCTGTGAGCAAAAGTTCGACATCATGCTCGAACCACCACTTTTCCCAGAGCCCGTCATTTCCATGGCTGTCGAACCCAAAACTGTGGTCGACCAGGAAAAGATGTCCATCGCTCTCGCTCGTCTTTCCGAGGAAGATCCTACCTTCTTGGTGAAGACCGACGAAGAAACCGGCCAAACCATCATCTCCGGCATGGGTGAGCTTCACCTCGAAGTCATCGTCGATCGGATGATGCGCGAGTTCAAAGTGGCTTGCGGTGTCGGTAAACCACAAATCGCCTACCGCGAAACCATCACCCAGCCACACGGCGGTGAAGGCAAGCTGGTCAAGCAGTCCGGCGGCAAAGGCCAATACGGCCACGTTGTGCTCGACGTCGCTCCCGGCGAAAAAGGCAAAGGTCTTACCATCGATAACCAAGTTGTCGGCGGTGCCATTCCTAAAGAATTTATGAATGCCGTCTTCTCCGGTGTTCGCGAAGCCATGACCAATGGCGTCATCGCTGGCTACCCAGTCGTCGATGTCCACGTCAACGTCACCGATGGCTCCTACCACGATGTCGACTCCAACGAGAACGCGTTCAAAATGGCAGCTATCTTCGCCATGAAAGACGCATTCCGCCAGGCCGGCCCCATCCTCCTTGAACCCGTCATGGACGTTGAGGTGGTCACTCCTGAAGAATATCAGGGCGACATCATGGGCGATCTCAACCGTCGCCGCGGTCAGATCCAGGAGATCGAAAACAAACCTTTGCATGCTGTGCTTAAGTGCAACGTGCCTCTCGCAGAGATGTTCGGCTACTCCACCGCCGTTCGCACTCTTTCCAGTGGTCGCGCCGACTACACCATGAAACCAGCCAGCTTTGAGCAAGTCCCACAAAACGTTGTGGATGAGCTCACCAACGACTACGCATACGCCAGTTAA
- the rpsJ gene encoding 30S ribosomal protein S10: protein MQQQKIRIRLRAYDHRAIDKSALEIVETAKRTGAKVAGPIPLPTRIEKFSVNRSVNQDKKSAEQFEIRTHKRMLDIVDPTARTVDELKKLNLPAGVDIAIRI from the coding sequence ATGCAACAGCAGAAAATCAGAATCCGCCTCCGTGCTTACGATCACCGCGCTATCGATAAATCCGCTCTGGAAATCGTCGAGACCGCTAAACGCACAGGAGCCAAAGTCGCCGGTCCTATCCCATTGCCTACCCGCATTGAGAAGTTCAGCGTTAACCGTTCGGTCAACCAAGACAAAAAGTCAGCCGAGCAGTTCGAAATCCGTACTCACAAGCGTATGCTGGACATCGTTGATCCAACTGCACGCACCGTGGACGAGCTCAAGAAGCTCAACCTTCCTGCTGGTGTAGACATCGCCATCCGCATCTGA
- the rplC gene encoding 50S ribosomal protein L3, which yields MALGLLGKKVGMTRIFDAEAGTSIPVTVIDVAGNEFLQVKTTETDGYSAVQVGYDDQKEFRLNLPQRGHFGKHSVAAKKLVKEFRFDSDADIPNTEEAHPGAELFEAGQWVDVLGTTKGKGFQGVVKRYNFAGQPDSHGHMMHRRPGGVGAGTWPGRIWKNKKMPGRHGVYNRTVQNLKVVQVRPEDNIVLVSGAVPGHKGAYVTIRPAVKKTAK from the coding sequence ATGGCACTAGGACTACTAGGAAAAAAAGTCGGTATGACTCGCATCTTCGATGCCGAGGCTGGCACATCCATCCCTGTCACCGTCATCGACGTAGCTGGCAATGAATTTCTCCAAGTCAAAACTACCGAGACAGACGGCTACTCCGCTGTTCAAGTTGGTTATGACGATCAAAAAGAGTTCCGTCTGAATCTCCCTCAGCGCGGACACTTCGGCAAACACAGCGTCGCTGCTAAGAAGCTCGTCAAAGAGTTCCGTTTCGACAGCGATGCCGACATCCCTAACACCGAGGAAGCCCACCCAGGCGCCGAGCTCTTTGAAGCTGGCCAGTGGGTTGACGTTCTCGGAACCACCAAGGGTAAAGGTTTCCAGGGTGTAGTGAAGCGTTACAACTTCGCCGGACAGCCTGACTCACACGGTCACATGATGCACCGTCGTCCTGGTGGCGTGGGTGCAGGCACATGGCCTGGTCGTATCTGGAAGAACAAGAAGATGCCCGGTCGTCACGGTGTCTACAACCGCACTGTCCAGAATCTCAAAGTCGTTCAGGTCCGTCCCGAAGACAACATCGTTCTCGTCTCAGGTGCCGTTCCCGGTCACAAAGGCGCTTACGTCACCATCCGTCCAGCCGTTAAGAAAACAGCGAAGTAG
- the rplD gene encoding 50S ribosomal protein L4, which yields MSKTLSIKDAQAANINVIEGHKGDQAVHDLITAYRANRRSGTACTKTRGEVKGSNKKLWKQKGTGRARAGTTKNPVWRGGGIVFGPRPRDYSKTVNKNVRRLALRKVLGDLIAAENVISVDSFSIADGKTKSFVAAVKGYSEARNVVVVAEKFDDKTYLAGRNVPNVLLITASEMNIEQLLRADTVIIVEDAYETLARRTA from the coding sequence ATGTCTAAAACACTCTCTATCAAAGATGCGCAAGCAGCAAACATCAATGTGATCGAAGGTCACAAGGGTGACCAGGCTGTGCACGATCTCATCACCGCTTACCGCGCTAATCGCCGCAGCGGCACCGCTTGCACCAAGACCCGTGGTGAAGTCAAGGGCTCCAACAAGAAGCTCTGGAAACAAAAAGGCACCGGCCGCGCCCGTGCTGGCACCACCAAAAACCCAGTTTGGCGTGGTGGTGGTATCGTTTTCGGTCCCCGTCCTCGCGACTACTCCAAAACCGTCAACAAGAACGTCCGTCGCCTCGCTCTGCGCAAGGTCCTCGGTGACTTGATCGCTGCTGAAAACGTGATCTCTGTCGATAGCTTCTCCATCGCTGACGGCAAAACCAAGTCCTTCGTTGCTGCTGTCAAAGGTTACTCCGAAGCCCGTAACGTGGTTGTTGTCGCTGAAAAGTTCGACGACAAAACCTACCTCGCCGGTCGCAACGTGCCAAACGTTCTGCTGATCACCGCATCTGAGATGAACATCGAGCAGCTTCTGCGTGCCGATACCGTCATCATCGTTGAAGACGCATACGAAACCCTTGCTCGCCGCACCGCTTAA
- the rplW gene encoding 50S ribosomal protein L23, protein MKDIYQVIDTVLISEKATLLQEENNEYVFKVDRNANKLEIKRAIEQLFGKKVETVRTMNCSGKKKRERRSDAGRTANWKKAIVRLKEGETLDLV, encoded by the coding sequence ATGAAAGATATCTACCAGGTCATCGACACCGTTCTCATCAGCGAAAAAGCGACCCTTCTTCAGGAGGAGAACAACGAATACGTGTTCAAAGTCGACCGCAACGCCAACAAACTTGAAATCAAGCGTGCTATCGAGCAGCTCTTCGGCAAAAAAGTCGAGACTGTCCGCACCATGAACTGCAGTGGCAAGAAAAAGCGCGAGCGTCGTTCCGATGCTGGCCGCACCGCCAACTGGAAAAAAGCCATCGTCCGTCTGAAAGAGGGCGAGACACTTGATCTCGTCTAA